A genomic window from Candidatus Thermoplasmatota archaeon includes:
- a CDS encoding FAD-dependent oxidoreductase — protein sequence MYGSGTTRPLWSDRGAPARERPPLAEDARAQTVVVGAGIAGLTAAYHLAREGRDVLLLEKNRIGLGESGRTTAHITHVVDTLLQDLVATHGQGNAKGAWDAGAFALDAIERIVRTEGIACGFSRVDGYLYGDRARDVERLQKHATLARAFGYEVEELRGAAIPIPAPFALRFPRQGKFDPAAYYEGLADAAQRHGARIHERTEVRSLELPPGDGAARLTTNDGATATAERVVLAANWPFTDASTLYTKLYPHRTYVVTARAPAGTIPEALYWEIVRRPRQPYFYLRVDPQGDGTDLLTLGGEDHKVGHGRPERSFAALEAYLRRLAPAAGEIEHRWSGQIVENMDDLPYIGASPRLGERVLLATAFSGNGMTFGTVAGWMLARRAMGHTTDWDGTFRPERMPVARTPDFVRQNADYPLGLVRVLLAGREPEAAEALPPGEGTVVVAGGRRVAVSRDGDGQLRALDATCSHMRCLVRWNPVERSWDCPCHGSRFAVDGSVLNGPATEPLSRVELPAPPVAAVHEPARARGDAPADA from the coding sequence ATGTACGGCAGTGGAACGACGCGACCGTTGTGGAGCGACCGGGGCGCGCCGGCGCGCGAGCGGCCGCCGCTGGCGGAGGACGCGCGCGCGCAGACCGTCGTCGTGGGAGCCGGCATCGCCGGCCTCACGGCCGCCTACCACCTCGCGCGCGAGGGCCGCGACGTCCTCCTCCTCGAGAAGAACCGGATCGGGCTTGGCGAGAGCGGCCGCACGACGGCCCACATCACCCACGTGGTCGACACGCTCCTGCAGGACCTCGTCGCCACGCACGGGCAGGGCAACGCCAAAGGCGCCTGGGACGCGGGCGCGTTTGCGCTCGACGCGATCGAGCGCATCGTGCGGACGGAGGGCATCGCCTGCGGATTCTCCCGCGTGGACGGCTACCTGTACGGCGACCGCGCGCGCGACGTGGAGCGCCTGCAGAAGCACGCGACGCTCGCGCGCGCGTTTGGCTACGAGGTCGAGGAGCTGCGCGGCGCCGCGATTCCGATCCCGGCGCCGTTTGCGCTGCGCTTTCCGCGGCAGGGCAAGTTCGACCCCGCCGCGTACTACGAGGGTCTCGCCGATGCGGCGCAGCGGCACGGCGCGCGCATCCACGAGCGCACCGAGGTCCGCTCGCTTGAGCTTCCGCCCGGCGACGGCGCGGCGCGCCTTACCACAAACGACGGCGCCACCGCGACGGCAGAGCGCGTGGTCCTCGCGGCCAACTGGCCCTTCACCGACGCAAGTACGCTGTACACGAAGCTCTACCCGCACCGCACGTACGTGGTCACGGCGCGCGCCCCCGCCGGCACGATCCCCGAGGCGCTCTACTGGGAGATCGTCCGCCGCCCCCGCCAACCGTACTTCTACCTGCGCGTCGACCCGCAGGGCGACGGCACCGACCTTCTCACGCTGGGCGGCGAGGACCACAAGGTCGGCCACGGCCGGCCGGAGCGCTCCTTTGCGGCGCTCGAAGCGTACCTTCGCCGCCTGGCGCCCGCCGCGGGCGAGATCGAGCACCGATGGTCCGGACAGATCGTGGAGAACATGGACGACCTGCCCTACATCGGCGCGTCGCCCCGCCTGGGCGAGCGCGTGCTCTTGGCCACCGCCTTCTCGGGCAACGGCATGACCTTCGGAACGGTCGCGGGCTGGATGCTCGCCCGCCGCGCCATGGGCCACACCACGGATTGGGACGGGACGTTCCGGCCCGAGCGCATGCCCGTCGCGCGGACGCCCGACTTCGTGCGCCAGAACGCCGACTATCCGCTCGGCCTCGTGCGCGTCCTGCTGGCGGGCCGCGAGCCAGAGGCCGCCGAGGCCCTGCCGCCGGGCGAGGGCACCGTCGTCGTCGCCGGCGGCCGCCGCGTCGCCGTCTCGCGCGACGGCGACGGACAGCTGCGCGCGCTCGACGCCACCTGCTCGCACATGCGATGCCTCGTCCGCTGGAACCCGGTCGAGCGGTCGTGGGACTGCCCCTGCCACGGAAGCCGATTTGCCGTCGACGGCAGCGTCCTCAACGGCCCCGCGACCGAGCCCCTCTCGCGCGTGGAGCTTCCGGCGCCCCCGGTGGCCGCCGTCCACGAGCCCGCCCGCGCGCGCGGCGACGCCCCGGCGGACGCGTGA
- the tmk gene encoding dTMP kinase — MGQGKLVTLEGIDGSGKTTVATILVAEFARRGVDVVPSREPTDGFLGEALKRQIRREDANPVAEAFLFVADHLQHVQWVRQQLAAGRTVLSDRYSDSCYAYQGAGLADVPVLGPRAMDWLIALQEPFNRPPDVVLLLDLDPEKAVARVRARGEVIKFEEPGFLGRVRENYRKLAQRSDAYEVVPADRPAAEVAADCLARLERRGVLPTVPRPTTGK, encoded by the coding sequence ATGGGACAGGGCAAGCTCGTCACGCTCGAAGGCATCGACGGCTCGGGCAAGACGACCGTGGCCACGATCCTCGTCGCGGAGTTCGCGCGCCGCGGCGTCGACGTCGTGCCCAGCCGCGAGCCCACCGACGGGTTCCTCGGCGAGGCGTTGAAGCGCCAGATCCGCCGCGAGGATGCGAACCCCGTCGCGGAAGCGTTCTTGTTCGTGGCCGACCACCTGCAGCACGTCCAATGGGTCCGCCAGCAGCTTGCGGCCGGACGCACGGTGCTCTCCGACCGGTACAGCGACTCCTGCTACGCGTACCAGGGAGCCGGGCTTGCCGACGTCCCCGTGCTGGGGCCGCGCGCGATGGATTGGCTGATCGCGCTGCAGGAGCCGTTCAACCGCCCGCCCGACGTGGTGCTGCTTTTGGACCTCGACCCGGAAAAGGCCGTGGCGCGCGTGCGCGCGCGCGGCGAGGTCATCAAGTTCGAGGAGCCGGGCTTCCTCGGGCGCGTGCGCGAGAACTACCGCAAGCTTGCGCAACGCTCCGACGCGTACGAGGTCGTGCCGGCCGACCGCCCGGCCGCCGAGGTCGCGGCGGACTGCCTGGCGCGCCTGGAGCGCCGCGGCGTCCTTCCGACCGTGCCTCGTCCGACAACGGGCAAGTAA
- a CDS encoding methyltransferase domain-containing protein, which translates to MTWTYTEDYYREYTRQTWNESAEAYADVMRQLEPFRAELLDRVAPRPGERALDVATGPGEPAMTLARKVAPGGSVVGVDLSERMVELASKVAAARGLQNCEFRVMDAEKLALPDASFDLAVSAFGLQIVTDPEAAAREMYRVLRPGGRAGVTVWSTGDKVPAIHAIIGPMLENAEPDETGYLPTPYEMGGPGEMVAFLEKAGFRSAREERMTRDWTFRDEEHYLQAVLKGTPIGHSLSEEEAPVQEEVLRKTRANLARWKTPAGLALPAECVVVTASK; encoded by the coding sequence GTGACCTGGACGTACACGGAGGACTACTACCGCGAGTACACGCGCCAGACGTGGAACGAGAGCGCGGAGGCGTACGCCGACGTCATGCGCCAGCTCGAGCCCTTCCGCGCCGAGCTCCTCGACCGCGTGGCGCCCCGGCCCGGCGAGCGCGCGCTCGACGTGGCCACGGGACCCGGCGAGCCCGCCATGACGCTTGCGCGCAAGGTCGCGCCCGGAGGAAGCGTCGTCGGCGTCGACCTCTCCGAGCGGATGGTCGAGCTTGCAAGCAAGGTGGCCGCCGCGCGCGGGCTGCAAAACTGCGAGTTCCGAGTCATGGACGCCGAGAAGCTCGCGCTGCCGGACGCCTCGTTCGATCTTGCCGTCTCCGCGTTTGGGCTCCAGATCGTGACGGACCCCGAAGCCGCCGCGCGGGAGATGTACCGCGTGCTGCGGCCCGGCGGCCGCGCGGGCGTCACCGTGTGGTCCACGGGCGACAAGGTCCCCGCGATCCACGCGATCATCGGGCCCATGCTGGAGAACGCCGAGCCCGACGAAACGGGCTACCTCCCGACGCCCTACGAGATGGGCGGGCCCGGCGAGATGGTCGCCTTCCTGGAAAAGGCCGGCTTCCGGAGCGCGCGCGAGGAGCGCATGACGCGGGACTGGACGTTCCGCGACGAGGAGCACTATCTGCAAGCCGTGCTCAAGGGCACGCCCATCGGCCACTCGCTCTCCGAGGAGGAGGCGCCCGTGCAGGAGGAGGTCCTTCGCAAGACGCGGGCCAACCTCGCGCGGTGGAAGACGCCCGCCGGCCTTGCGCTTCCGGCCGAATGCGTGGTCGTCACGGCGTCCAAGTGA
- a CDS encoding phosphoribosylaminoimidazolesuccinocarboxamide synthase, producing the protein MADAAAGALLRTGKVKQVYDAGPGELEFVFTDNVSVFDKVIPTSIPRKGEVLNRVSEFWFRKIESALGVKTHFLSRPGPNRMRVRKVEVIDPATTYVGPGQRNYLLPLECICRFYAAGSLIDRAKQGQIELSRLGLGAPPKPGQKLPRPFVEFTTKLEKTDRPLTDLEAQRLAVMTDEEFYLLEDNVLKVNELINRTVEPRGLLHVDGKTEWAFDENRQLMLIDTVGTPDEDRFWDKAAYEAGQTIELSKELVRQHYRATGYHALLYEARAKGLTEPPIPPLPSEVAGQVSELYVRLHERITGTRL; encoded by the coding sequence ATGGCCGACGCCGCGGCGGGCGCGCTCCTTCGGACGGGCAAGGTGAAGCAGGTCTACGACGCCGGTCCCGGCGAGCTCGAGTTCGTCTTCACGGACAACGTGAGCGTCTTCGACAAGGTCATCCCCACGTCCATCCCGCGCAAGGGCGAGGTCTTGAACCGCGTAAGCGAGTTCTGGTTCCGCAAGATCGAGAGCGCGCTTGGCGTGAAGACCCACTTCCTCTCGCGCCCCGGCCCCAACCGCATGCGCGTCCGCAAGGTCGAGGTGATCGACCCCGCCACGACGTACGTCGGACCCGGCCAGCGAAACTACCTTCTCCCGCTCGAATGCATCTGCCGGTTCTACGCGGCCGGAAGCCTTATCGACCGGGCCAAGCAGGGGCAGATCGAGCTCTCGCGTCTGGGGCTTGGCGCGCCGCCGAAACCGGGCCAGAAGCTCCCGCGCCCCTTCGTCGAATTCACGACCAAGCTCGAAAAGACCGACCGCCCGCTCACGGATCTCGAAGCCCAGCGGCTTGCCGTCATGACGGACGAGGAGTTCTACCTGCTCGAGGACAACGTGCTCAAGGTGAACGAGCTCATCAACCGCACGGTCGAGCCGCGCGGCCTCCTTCACGTGGACGGCAAGACCGAGTGGGCCTTCGACGAAAACCGCCAACTCATGCTGATCGACACCGTCGGCACACCCGACGAGGACCGCTTCTGGGACAAGGCGGCGTACGAAGCGGGCCAGACGATCGAGCTTTCAAAGGAGCTCGTGCGCCAGCACTACCGCGCGACGGGGTACCACGCTTTGCTCTACGAGGCCCGCGCCAAGGGCCTGACCGAGCCGCCCATCCCGCCCCTTCCCTCCGAGGTGGCCGGGCAGGTCTCGGAGCTTTACGTGCGGCTCCACGAACGCATCACCGGAACCCGGCTTTGA